The Edaphobacter sp. 12200R-103 genome contains a region encoding:
- a CDS encoding ABC transporter ATP-binding protein, with product MHSQRSEPFLQLSHVNVARGENVVLHDVNLSVNAGEHIAILGPNGCGKSTLIKTITCECYPIVQPETEVSIFGRSRWDLTELKKRLGVVSTELPGKQTLTTTGRDAVLTGFFSSSTLWPNLTVTNEMLTRADEVLALIDAEPFRDKLVGHMSAGQQRRIMIGRALVASSQMLLLDEPSNALDIAAQQELRSLMRRLAQQGTGILLITHHVSDIIPEIDRILMMKDGRIIADGPKSKLLTAPALSDLFRTEVHLTEKDGFHHAW from the coding sequence ATGCACTCACAAAGATCCGAGCCTTTCCTGCAGCTTTCCCATGTGAACGTTGCCCGTGGCGAGAACGTCGTCCTTCACGACGTCAATCTGTCGGTGAACGCCGGTGAGCATATCGCCATTCTTGGCCCGAACGGCTGCGGAAAGTCGACCCTGATCAAGACCATCACCTGTGAGTGCTATCCCATCGTTCAGCCGGAGACCGAGGTCAGCATCTTCGGTCGCAGCCGCTGGGACCTGACGGAACTCAAGAAGCGCCTCGGTGTCGTCTCGACGGAGCTTCCCGGCAAACAGACGCTTACGACGACGGGACGCGACGCTGTCCTCACGGGCTTCTTCTCCAGCTCGACATTGTGGCCCAATCTGACTGTCACCAATGAAATGCTCACCCGCGCCGACGAAGTACTCGCTCTCATCGACGCAGAACCGTTCCGCGACAAGCTCGTGGGGCATATGTCTGCCGGTCAGCAGCGGCGCATTATGATCGGCCGCGCGCTGGTGGCCTCTTCGCAGATGCTCCTGCTTGATGAGCCGTCGAATGCACTCGATATTGCCGCCCAGCAGGAGCTCCGCAGCCTGATGAGGCGTCTGGCGCAGCAGGGAACTGGAATCCTTCTGATCACGCATCACGTCTCCGATATCATCCCCGAGATCGACCGCATCCTGATGATGAAAGATGGCCGCATCATTGCAGATGGACCGAAATCCAAACTGCTGACCGCGCCCGCGCT
- a CDS encoding AIM24 family protein: MADFAKALTYPGQHHGRLDMEHRIVGTTMPVLEFALDHNDAVISEAGELSWMSQSIQMTTHTQHAGGGGFLGAIKRVAGGGTLFMTEYRAYGAPGTVAFATRVPGHIVPVEVAQGHEYMVHRHGFLCATSGIVLGAGFQQSLGAGIFGGDGFLLQKVAGQGLAWLELSGEVIVKDLAPGETLRVHPGHVGAFHANVSFQIQRIPGIRNLIFGGDGIFLAVLTGPGRVWLQTLPIQRLANQLQEYMKVERAEQNTESGVIGGVIGSVLKGL; the protein is encoded by the coding sequence ATGGCTGACTTTGCGAAGGCGCTGACCTATCCCGGCCAGCATCACGGGAGACTCGATATGGAGCACAGAATCGTCGGCACCACGATGCCGGTCCTTGAGTTTGCACTCGACCACAACGATGCGGTTATCTCCGAGGCGGGAGAACTCTCCTGGATGAGCCAGTCGATCCAGATGACCACTCATACCCAGCATGCCGGCGGTGGCGGTTTTCTGGGCGCGATCAAGCGGGTTGCTGGGGGTGGAACGCTATTTATGACCGAGTACCGCGCTTATGGCGCGCCCGGCACGGTCGCCTTTGCCACTCGTGTTCCCGGTCACATCGTTCCGGTGGAGGTTGCTCAGGGCCACGAGTACATGGTCCACCGTCACGGCTTCCTCTGTGCCACGTCTGGAATTGTTCTCGGAGCAGGGTTCCAGCAATCGCTTGGCGCTGGAATCTTCGGCGGAGATGGCTTCCTCCTCCAAAAGGTCGCGGGACAGGGACTGGCATGGCTCGAGCTCTCAGGCGAGGTGATCGTCAAAGATCTCGCTCCCGGCGAGACCCTGCGCGTTCATCCCGGACATGTAGGCGCCTTTCATGCCAATGTCTCCTTTCAGATTCAGCGTATTCCCGGCATCCGCAACCTCATCTTCGGAGGCGACGGTATCTTTCTCGCCGTACTTACCGGTCCTGGCCGCGTCTGGCTGCAGACGCTTCCCATCCAGCGCCTGGCCAACCAGCTTCAGGAGTACATGAAGGTCGAGCGCGCTGAGCAGAATACAGAATCTGGTGTTATCGGCGGTGTTATCGGCTCGGTCCTCAAGGGCCTTTAG
- a CDS encoding thioredoxin domain-containing protein, which yields MSESNNTATENALKNSSSAYLRSAMHQPVQWHEWGDEAFARAQEEDKPILLDIGAVWCHWCHVMDRESYEHPAIAELINKHFIAIKVDRDERPDVDTRYQAAVSAISGQGGWPLTGFLTPDGRPFFGGTYFPPEDRHGRPGFPRVLMTMIEAFQQKRDDVNDSAAGVMAAIEHNESFMGKAGNPGPELVAKLVDAGLKQFDPRSGGFGSQPKFPHSGAIDLLLDAASRVSPATSPEQSERARTAALVTLQKMSRGGIYDHLAGGFHRYSVDEHWIVPHFEKMAYDNSELLKNYVHAYQTFVEPECARVARDIIRWMDEWLTDREQGGFYSSQDADFSLDDDGDYFTWTREEASAVLTPEELTIAADFYDIGEIGDMHHNPQKNVLHVRDSLDQLAVKHGIALERASALLLSAKEKLYAARLKRPTPYIDKTMYVGWNAMCISAYLVAGRVLHLPETSEFALKSLDRVLKATWNPEHGLAHVLVYGEGVPGKRVPGTLEDYAALANAALDAWEATGEHRYYEAAQGIADTLIARFYDMVGGAFFDTESTSGNKIGALSVRRKPLQDSPTPAGNSVAAMLLVRLEALNQRDDYAAKALETVETFAGIVEHFGLYAASYGLALQRMVKGPVQVCIIGEDGPATELETAALARYAVNKSVIRLRRTQLQSLPPSLAETIPHLPGIKDASANALAVVCTGRGCLPPVHTTEELMEQLNQTL from the coding sequence ATGAGTGAAAGCAACAACACCGCGACAGAAAACGCCCTGAAGAATTCCTCTTCCGCATATCTCAGGTCGGCGATGCATCAGCCCGTGCAGTGGCATGAGTGGGGAGACGAAGCATTTGCGCGCGCCCAGGAGGAAGATAAGCCCATCCTCCTTGATATTGGCGCTGTCTGGTGTCACTGGTGTCATGTCATGGACCGGGAGTCCTACGAACATCCAGCAATTGCTGAACTGATCAACAAGCACTTTATTGCGATCAAGGTCGACCGCGACGAGCGCCCGGATGTGGATACGCGCTATCAGGCGGCCGTTTCGGCGATCAGCGGACAAGGCGGCTGGCCGCTCACAGGATTTCTGACTCCGGATGGAAGACCCTTCTTTGGAGGGACGTATTTCCCACCGGAGGATCGTCATGGACGACCCGGCTTTCCACGAGTCCTGATGACGATGATCGAGGCGTTCCAGCAGAAACGCGATGATGTCAACGACTCTGCTGCGGGAGTCATGGCGGCCATCGAACATAACGAGTCCTTTATGGGGAAAGCGGGAAATCCCGGCCCCGAACTTGTAGCCAAGCTCGTCGATGCAGGGCTTAAGCAGTTCGATCCGCGTTCCGGAGGATTCGGTTCTCAGCCAAAGTTTCCGCACTCCGGCGCGATTGACCTGCTGCTCGACGCCGCCTCGCGCGTCTCTCCGGCGACCTCTCCCGAACAGTCGGAGAGAGCGCGGACGGCCGCATTGGTCACCCTGCAAAAAATGTCGCGCGGAGGCATCTACGATCATCTGGCCGGGGGCTTTCATCGCTACTCTGTCGATGAGCATTGGATCGTGCCTCACTTTGAAAAGATGGCGTACGACAACAGCGAGTTGTTGAAGAACTACGTCCACGCCTATCAGACCTTCGTCGAGCCGGAGTGCGCACGCGTAGCACGCGACATTATCCGGTGGATGGATGAATGGTTGACCGATCGCGAGCAGGGCGGCTTCTACTCTTCGCAGGATGCGGATTTCTCCCTTGATGACGACGGTGATTACTTTACCTGGACCAGGGAGGAAGCCTCAGCCGTGCTGACGCCTGAGGAGCTGACGATCGCCGCAGACTTCTACGATATCGGCGAGATCGGTGACATGCACCACAACCCGCAGAAGAATGTACTGCATGTCCGAGACTCTCTCGATCAGCTTGCCGTGAAGCATGGGATCGCTCTGGAGCGCGCCAGTGCGTTGCTGCTCTCTGCGAAGGAAAAGCTGTATGCCGCGAGGCTGAAGCGTCCGACGCCTTATATTGACAAGACGATGTATGTCGGCTGGAACGCGATGTGCATCTCGGCCTATCTTGTAGCCGGTCGCGTGCTGCATCTCCCCGAAACCAGCGAGTTTGCTCTCAAATCGCTGGATCGCGTGCTTAAAGCCACGTGGAATCCTGAACATGGATTGGCTCATGTGCTTGTCTATGGAGAAGGTGTTCCGGGAAAGCGGGTTCCGGGGACGCTTGAAGACTACGCCGCGCTGGCCAATGCCGCGCTGGACGCGTGGGAGGCCACCGGAGAGCATCGCTACTATGAAGCAGCACAGGGCATCGCCGATACTCTGATCGCTCGTTTCTACGATATGGTCGGAGGCGCTTTCTTTGATACGGAGAGCACATCCGGCAACAAAATCGGCGCACTTTCGGTCCGCAGAAAGCCCTTGCAGGATTCACCCACTCCTGCCGGCAACTCAGTTGCCGCAATGCTTCTGGTGCGTCTCGAGGCGCTCAATCAGCGTGATGACTACGCTGCAAAAGCACTTGAGACAGTTGAAACGTTTGCCGGGATCGTCGAGCACTTCGGCCTCTATGCGGCGAGTTACGGTCTTGCCCTGCAGAGGATGGTGAAGGGGCCCGTGCAGGTATGCATTATCGGTGAAGACGGCCCTGCAACAGAGCTGGAAACTGCCGCACTGGCTCGTTACGCTGTAAACAAGAGCGTGATCCGTCTGCGGAGAACGCAGCTTCAGAGCCTTCCTCCTTCGCTGGCGGAGACGATTCCACATCTTCCCGGTATCAAAGACGCATCGGCAAATGCACTGGCGGTCGTCTGTACAGGAAGAGGGTGCCTACCTCCCGTTCACACAACCGAAGAATTAATGGAGCAATTGAACCAGACGCTGTAA
- a CDS encoding TolC family protein: MRLRDMQAAASISLLLMSVSTPPVMAQQATPQPQPPTQNQTQTQTNPTSPAPQQAVVTDTTGTPGLPQAPQPKPTEPLYLRDTGVDYTKPRSHFWNPIAPYTSITVPQVRLGNTPQLAQLLRDGKIYLSLSDAVTLALENNYDIEIARINLDIADTDILRTKAGGTLRGVSTGLVTNTIGGTTSTIAGGGGPGGTSSGVGGGAAGATGIVLSTNGGGPLPTNLDPTFTGNLQYESQNTQQTNTLITGTDTLKQNTGTYNFGYQQGFLTGTQLNFTFNNSRTTTNSVRSSYSPQLNSQFQLRVTQHLLQGFGWGLNGRLILQAKNDRRITDSAFRAQLLYTVSQVENIYWGLVSAYEDEQAKERALAQSTQLTADNRRQLEIGTLAPLDVVNSDAAVAADKQALVASQTNLEYQQLLMKQAIARNLNDPQLSNAPVIPTDRVSLDRLPEEDTPVEDLVRQAYANNPQIEQASLNMKNNEITIKALKNGLLPTVDAYAFYGGSALGGSQNPALQCDFAGTPCPPGSYPTRGLNDVFSNTFNGRYPDQAVGVNITIPLRNRIAQADQARSQMEYRQSQMRLQQLYTQVRINVINGQYALTNDRAQVQSAQAARDYAVQSLEAEQKKYRLGASTTALVLQQQRNLATADNTLISATAAYAKDRVALGQLLSNLLDKYGVNIVDAATGNISHPPAIPGLTAPKPQETPKPLTTTPPAAPQN; the protein is encoded by the coding sequence GTGAGACTAAGGGATATGCAGGCAGCAGCAAGTATAAGTCTGCTGCTGATGAGCGTAAGCACACCGCCGGTAATGGCCCAGCAGGCAACACCGCAGCCTCAGCCGCCGACCCAGAATCAGACGCAGACCCAGACAAACCCGACCTCTCCGGCGCCACAGCAGGCGGTTGTGACCGATACGACTGGGACTCCCGGGCTGCCCCAGGCTCCTCAGCCGAAGCCGACCGAGCCGCTCTATCTGCGCGACACAGGAGTGGACTATACCAAGCCCAGGAGTCACTTCTGGAATCCCATCGCACCCTACACGTCGATTACCGTGCCGCAGGTGCGTCTGGGCAACACGCCACAGTTGGCTCAGCTGCTGCGTGACGGAAAGATTTATCTCAGCCTCTCCGACGCTGTCACACTCGCGTTGGAAAACAACTACGACATCGAGATCGCAAGGATCAACCTGGATATCGCGGATACCGACATTTTGCGGACCAAGGCGGGCGGTACTCTACGAGGTGTCTCGACCGGCCTGGTGACGAACACCATTGGTGGCACGACCTCCACCATTGCAGGCGGCGGCGGACCGGGTGGAACATCGAGCGGAGTCGGTGGCGGAGCTGCTGGAGCTACGGGTATTGTTCTCAGCACGAACGGCGGCGGTCCGCTTCCTACGAATCTGGATCCTACATTTACGGGAAACCTGCAATACGAATCTCAGAACACTCAGCAGACCAACACCCTGATTACCGGCACCGACACCCTTAAGCAGAACACCGGAACTTACAACTTCGGTTATCAGCAGGGGTTTCTGACTGGAACGCAGCTCAACTTCACCTTCAACAATTCACGGACGACGACAAACAGCGTTCGTTCGTCCTATAGCCCGCAGTTGAACTCTCAGTTCCAGCTTCGGGTGACGCAGCATCTGTTGCAGGGCTTTGGATGGGGCCTGAACGGTCGCCTTATTCTTCAAGCGAAGAACGACCGCCGTATCACAGATTCTGCTTTCCGTGCACAGCTGTTGTACACCGTGTCCCAGGTTGAAAACATCTACTGGGGTCTGGTAAGCGCCTATGAAGATGAGCAGGCGAAGGAGCGCGCACTGGCGCAGTCCACGCAGTTGACGGCCGACAACCGCCGACAGCTCGAGATCGGAACGTTGGCTCCGCTCGACGTAGTGAACTCCGATGCTGCAGTGGCAGCGGACAAGCAGGCTCTGGTCGCCTCGCAGACCAATCTTGAGTACCAGCAGCTTTTGATGAAGCAGGCGATTGCGCGTAACCTGAACGATCCTCAGCTCTCGAATGCCCCTGTGATTCCGACGGATCGTGTGAGTCTGGATCGTCTACCTGAGGAAGATACTCCGGTTGAGGATCTCGTACGCCAAGCCTACGCTAACAATCCTCAGATTGAGCAGGCCAGCCTGAATATGAAGAACAATGAGATCACCATCAAGGCGCTTAAGAATGGATTGCTTCCCACAGTGGATGCGTATGCCTTTTATGGTGGCTCTGCTCTTGGCGGCTCGCAGAATCCGGCTTTGCAGTGCGATTTCGCTGGAACGCCCTGCCCTCCGGGTTCATACCCAACGCGAGGCCTGAATGATGTCTTCTCAAATACCTTCAATGGCAGGTATCCGGATCAGGCAGTTGGAGTCAACATCACCATCCCTCTGCGCAATCGCATTGCGCAGGCCGACCAGGCACGCTCGCAGATGGAATATCGCCAGTCGCAGATGCGCCTGCAGCAGCTCTACACGCAGGTTCGCATCAACGTTATCAACGGCCAGTATGCTTTGACCAACGATCGCGCCCAGGTACAGTCCGCGCAGGCTGCCCGGGACTATGCAGTCCAGAGCCTGGAAGCCGAGCAGAAGAAGTACAGGCTGGGGGCTTCGACGACGGCACTGGTCCTCCAGCAGCAGCGTAATCTGGCTACAGCGGATAACACGTTGATCTCTGCAACCGCCGCCTATGCAAAGGATCGCGTGGCGCTGGGTCAGCTGCTGTCGAACCTGCTGGATAAATACGGTGTCAACATCGTCGACGCCGCGACCGGAAACATTTCGCATCCTCCGGCGATTCCGGGTCTCACGGCGCCAAAGCCGCAGGAGACGCCGAAGCCTCTCACAACGACCCCTCCAGCGGCTCCCCAGAACTAG
- the truA gene encoding tRNA pseudouridine(38-40) synthase TruA yields the protein MSHWKLTIVYDGSPYHGWQIQPGLPTVQGVLAEAIRHITGETILPQGSGRTDTGVHALGQVASFSLKSPIPGPNLQRALNNLLPPSIRILNAEAVPPDFHARHSAGRKIYEYRISTHAICPPTLARFVWNCTWPLDMERMQEAAQHVIGTHDFTSFAAATPDLATRQANETEDSLETQEKSSVRTIFASSWHREESLLIYRVTGSGFLHHMVRNLVGTLVDVGRGRTSPDALPGILAARARPAAGPTAPPQGLFLLEVDYCFPRESR from the coding sequence ATGTCACACTGGAAGCTCACCATTGTCTATGACGGAAGCCCCTATCATGGCTGGCAGATTCAGCCGGGATTGCCAACCGTCCAGGGGGTTCTTGCCGAGGCAATCCGCCACATCACTGGGGAGACTATTCTTCCACAGGGTTCGGGACGAACCGATACAGGGGTTCATGCGCTTGGGCAGGTTGCGTCTTTCTCCTTGAAATCGCCAATTCCAGGACCAAACCTTCAGCGCGCTCTCAATAACCTGCTTCCCCCCAGCATTCGTATTCTCAACGCCGAGGCCGTTCCACCGGATTTTCACGCGCGGCACAGCGCCGGCCGCAAGATCTATGAATACCGCATTTCCACGCACGCAATCTGTCCGCCGACACTCGCCCGGTTCGTGTGGAACTGCACATGGCCGCTGGATATGGAAAGGATGCAGGAAGCCGCCCAGCATGTTATCGGAACGCACGACTTTACCTCGTTCGCAGCCGCTACGCCTGACCTTGCCACCCGGCAGGCCAACGAAACGGAAGATTCGCTTGAGACGCAGGAGAAATCCTCTGTCCGGACCATCTTCGCCTCAAGCTGGCACCGGGAGGAGAGCCTCCTGATCTATCGGGTAACAGGCTCCGGATTCCTTCACCATATGGTGCGCAATCTTGTAGGAACCTTGGTAGATGTTGGCCGAGGCAGGACATCGCCGGATGCGCTGCCAGGCATTCTCGCCGCCCGCGCGCGGCCTGCTGCCGGTCCAACCGCGCCACCTCAGGGTCTCTTTCTCCTGGAAGTCGATTACTGTTTTCCACGGGAATCGCGCTAA
- a CDS encoding M20/M25/M40 family metallo-hydrolase, producing the protein MTDSSYLRINRLATLTAVHRAFHWLHLHQPQLRRWLLEMVRIPAPPFGEHARAAWFIERFQTLGLTNVHLDPEGNALAEFAPEDGSAENSPIILISAHLDTVFPAGTLCDPLETDDDSRIHGPGVCDNAAGLSALLAMAAALRYAKVNPPSTILFAANVGEEGEGDLRGMRHLFLEGPYKNRIAAALALEGSGTAVVTRALGSLRFRCTIHGPGGHSWSDAGTPNPILLLSRALTAISELPLPSSPLTTLNVGHIAGGTSVNSIPASASALLELRSSDAHILRNASLQIRRILTASVAPFESLYPAVSLEIKPVGERPAGHLPDDSALLAALRGVDRHFSLRTELRLGSTDANLPFSLGIPALAIGTGGTGGNIHTLEEWYDPAGREMALRRLLLLLLAVTQIAPQLADEASKQESRAAAD; encoded by the coding sequence ATGACGGACTCCTCCTACCTGCGTATCAACCGCCTCGCAACGCTCACCGCGGTACATCGTGCCTTCCACTGGCTCCATCTGCACCAGCCGCAACTTCGACGATGGCTGCTTGAGATGGTACGGATTCCCGCTCCTCCCTTTGGGGAACATGCCCGCGCCGCATGGTTTATCGAGCGCTTTCAGACGCTCGGGTTGACGAATGTACATCTTGACCCGGAAGGAAACGCACTGGCTGAGTTTGCGCCCGAGGATGGTTCGGCGGAAAACAGCCCGATCATCCTAATCTCGGCTCACCTCGATACCGTCTTTCCTGCCGGAACATTGTGCGATCCCCTGGAGACAGACGACGATTCACGCATTCATGGCCCCGGGGTATGCGATAACGCCGCTGGACTTTCTGCACTGCTGGCGATGGCCGCGGCGTTGCGTTACGCGAAGGTCAACCCACCATCCACCATCCTGTTCGCCGCCAACGTTGGGGAGGAGGGTGAGGGTGATCTTCGCGGCATGCGCCATCTCTTTCTGGAAGGTCCCTACAAAAATCGGATAGCGGCCGCCCTGGCTCTCGAAGGCAGTGGAACCGCTGTGGTTACCCGTGCCCTGGGAAGTCTTCGCTTCCGCTGCACGATCCATGGCCCGGGAGGGCACTCCTGGTCGGATGCCGGGACCCCCAACCCGATTCTTCTGCTCAGTCGCGCGCTCACGGCGATCTCCGAGCTGCCTCTGCCCTCTTCACCCCTCACGACTCTGAATGTGGGGCACATCGCTGGCGGCACGTCCGTCAACTCGATTCCGGCCTCGGCAAGCGCACTGCTGGAGCTTCGATCGAGCGACGCCCATATCCTGCGAAACGCCTCGCTGCAGATTCGGCGCATTCTGACCGCATCGGTCGCTCCCTTCGAATCGCTCTACCCGGCAGTAAGTCTCGAGATAAAGCCGGTTGGAGAGCGGCCTGCGGGTCACCTTCCTGATGACTCGGCTCTTCTCGCGGCGCTGCGTGGCGTCGACCGGCACTTCTCTCTTCGAACCGAGCTGCGCCTGGGATCGACAGACGCCAATCTCCCTTTCTCGCTGGGGATTCCTGCGCTGGCGATCGGTACTGGCGGTACTGGCGGCAATATCCACACTCTTGAGGAGTGGTATGACCCGGCAGGGCGGGAGATGGCTCTGCGCCGCCTGTTACTCCTGCTTCTTGCGGTTACACAGATAGCTCCGCAGCTCGCAGATGAGGCTTCGAAGCAGGAGAGCCGCGCTGCGGCCGACTGA
- a CDS encoding DMT family transporter: MSRAELQRLSPSTIAHLLLLAVVLIWGATFVLIKDALQDVSPLLFNLLRMALAAVALAFINRRHLRAVTRHGLLAGAIVGIFLAAGYQFQTSGLARTTAVKSAFITGTVVVFVPLLTMIPSLRPASAPVPQASSLAGALLAFGGLVLLTTPAATRWGNLFSSIGTGDLLTLLCAIAFAGHLLALAHTSTKIPIPQLATLQIAFAALLMVLTLPLGGTVYLNVTPRLIVALLVTALLATAAAFTIQSWAQQHLPPTHTALLLTLEPVFAWLTSFLFLGERLSARSLTGALLILAGILLTELIPHPHPISEHPSDSVQY; encoded by the coding sequence ATGTCCAGAGCAGAGTTGCAGCGCCTGAGCCCATCCACAATCGCCCATCTTTTGCTCCTGGCTGTGGTACTCATCTGGGGCGCTACGTTCGTCCTTATTAAGGACGCGCTTCAGGATGTTTCGCCCCTTCTCTTCAATCTCTTGCGGATGGCCCTGGCGGCAGTTGCCCTCGCCTTCATCAATCGACGGCACCTGCGTGCGGTTACTCGTCATGGCCTCTTGGCAGGCGCCATCGTCGGGATATTTCTAGCGGCGGGCTATCAATTCCAGACATCGGGACTTGCGCGGACCACGGCGGTTAAATCTGCCTTCATCACCGGGACGGTGGTCGTATTTGTGCCCCTCCTGACGATGATTCCCTCCCTGAGGCCCGCATCAGCGCCTGTTCCGCAAGCGTCCTCTCTTGCAGGAGCGCTGCTTGCCTTTGGTGGGCTTGTGCTCCTTACCACTCCTGCAGCAACCAGATGGGGAAATCTCTTCAGCTCAATCGGCACCGGGGATCTTCTTACACTGCTGTGCGCCATTGCCTTTGCCGGCCATCTGCTCGCGCTGGCACACACATCCACCAAGATTCCCATTCCTCAACTGGCAACGCTCCAAATTGCCTTTGCAGCTTTGTTGATGGTGCTTACGCTTCCACTCGGAGGCACAGTCTACCTGAATGTCACTCCACGGCTTATCGTTGCGCTGCTTGTGACTGCGCTTCTGGCCACAGCGGCAGCTTTCACGATTCAAAGCTGGGCGCAGCAGCATCTTCCGCCCACCCATACGGCACTCCTTCTTACCCTCGAACCTGTCTTCGCCTGGCTGACATCGTTCCTCTTTCTCGGGGAGAGACTGAGTGCGCGTTCCCTGACTGGCGCTCTGCTGATTCTTGCAGGCATCCTCCTGACAGAACTCATCCCGCACCCGCACCCCATCTCAGAGCATCCTTCTGATTCCGTGCAATACTAA
- a CDS encoding trypsin-like peptidase domain-containing protein produces MDTPTRKFKSWFERTRSHRLTTTFALLATLSAGILVGSVITGGVSGKEQAPDSSDAKPLTIPAAKTLSNGFSQIAKQVGPAVVNINTESLPKQLDNRRGRRGPQRGTPGDDDDQQNDMQDFFNRFFGNPGGGDDGDGMMGAERRALGSGFIVDPRGYIITNNHVVDKADKIYVRLSTDPNNGPDSEGRPAKIIGTDKDTDIAVIKIESDKPLPTIKLGNSDGAQVGDWVLAIGSPFGLSQTVSAGIVSAKNRSIDEPSPSGISQSQFQRFIQTDAAINPGNSGGPLVNMDGEVIGMNTAIYTQSMGSQGVGFAMPSNIIANVYNMLIGPEHKVVRGSIGISFQSSTSSAVGRIYGFKNGIIVSTVTPNGGAAKAGIKPGDVIVSIDGRQIKDGDDLVNDISGRKVGSTVKLGYLRDGKQGTADVTIGDRAKTYADLMGDNGDDDNSPQESDAGQTKLGITVAAIPASVAQKTGISRGVIVMSVRPGSFADEIGLGKGAIITEINKKAVTDEASYRSIVSGLKSKDDVVFVIHSPLRKDSGNSYVGGTLP; encoded by the coding sequence ATGGATACACCGACAAGAAAGTTCAAGAGCTGGTTCGAACGCACGCGCAGCCATCGCCTTACGACGACCTTCGCCCTTCTGGCCACGCTTTCGGCCGGCATCCTGGTGGGCTCGGTCATTACCGGCGGTGTCAGCGGCAAAGAGCAGGCGCCTGACAGCTCTGACGCGAAGCCGCTGACCATTCCGGCAGCGAAGACGCTTTCGAATGGCTTTTCTCAGATCGCCAAGCAGGTGGGGCCTGCTGTCGTTAACATCAATACCGAATCTCTGCCGAAACAACTCGACAATCGGCGTGGCCGTCGCGGACCTCAGAGGGGGACACCGGGTGATGATGACGATCAGCAGAACGATATGCAGGATTTCTTCAATCGCTTCTTCGGGAATCCTGGTGGAGGCGATGATGGCGATGGCATGATGGGAGCTGAACGGAGAGCTCTTGGGTCAGGGTTCATCGTCGACCCCCGCGGTTACATCATCACGAACAACCATGTTGTGGATAAAGCTGACAAAATCTACGTCCGGCTTTCGACCGATCCTAATAACGGGCCGGACTCCGAGGGCCGTCCCGCAAAGATAATCGGAACCGACAAGGACACCGATATCGCTGTCATCAAGATCGAGTCAGACAAACCTCTCCCGACCATAAAGCTCGGAAATTCTGACGGAGCGCAGGTCGGAGACTGGGTTCTGGCGATTGGCAGCCCGTTTGGCCTTTCGCAGACAGTCTCGGCCGGTATCGTCTCGGCCAAGAACCGCTCCATCGATGAACCATCGCCTTCAGGGATTTCGCAATCCCAGTTCCAGCGCTTCATCCAGACGGATGCCGCCATCAACCCCGGTAACTCCGGCGGTCCACTAGTCAATATGGATGGCGAGGTCATTGGAATGAACACTGCGATCTATACCCAGTCGATGGGATCGCAGGGTGTGGGATTTGCGATGCCGTCCAACATCATCGCAAACGTCTACAACATGTTGATCGGACCGGAACACAAGGTCGTGCGCGGCTCTATCGGCATCAGCTTCCAGTCTTCAACCAGTTCTGCAGTTGGCCGTATCTACGGTTTCAAGAACGGGATTATCGTTTCCACCGTGACGCCGAACGGCGGGGCGGCCAAGGCTGGCATCAAGCCGGGTGACGTCATTGTCTCCATCGACGGCCGCCAGATTAAGGACGGCGACGATCTGGTGAACGACATCTCGGGACGGAAGGTTGGGAGCACCGTCAAGCTGGGGTATCTCCGTGATGGCAAGCAGGGTACGGCAGACGTCACCATCGGGGATCGCGCCAAGACCTATGCGGACCTGATGGGTGACAACGGTGATGACGATAACTCCCCGCAGGAGTCCGATGCCGGACAGACGAAGCTGGGCATCACGGTAGCGGCCATTCCGGCCTCGGTAGCGCAGAAGACCGGCATCAGCCGTGGCGTCATCGTGATGAGCGTGCGTCCAGGCTCGTTCGCAGACGAGATCGGGCTTGGCAAGGGAGCAATCATCACCGAGATCAACAAGAAGGCTGTAACAGACGAAGCGTCATACAGAAGCATCGTCTCCGGCCTCAAATCCAAGGATGACGTGGTGTTCGTCATCCATTCGCCTCTACGAAAGGACAGCGGCAACTCCTACGTGGGAGGAACGCTTCCATAA